TCCAGCCGGCGGCCTCGTCGCTCCCGTTCCTCGGCGCAGCGGTGCTGATCGGGGCGGGTTTCGGCATGCTGTTCCGCATCGTGTCGTACACGCTGACCCGCCGCCGACGCGACTACACGTCGACGATGCAGGTCATCGCCTCCAGGTACGACGTGGTGGCCGACACGGAGGTCGCGAACCGGGCCCGCAACATCGTCAGCCCCGGCCAGGGCTGGGGCCAGGCGGCGTTCACCTCGCCGCCCGCCGCTGCGCACCCGTCGGACCCGCCGCCCGCCGCGGCAGAGCCGACGCCCGCTCCCGGCCAGCCTGCCCCGGAGCAGCCGACCGCCTAGCCGGCTGCTCCCGCCGCGCTCATCGTGCCGCGCTGGGGGCGAGCGCCGTTCAGGCGCCCGCCGCGCTCACCCAAGCCTCGACCTCGTCGGCGGTGCGGGGGATGGCCGCCGAGAGGTTCTCCGCGCCGGTGGCCGTGACGAGGATGTCGTCTTCGATGCGCACGCCGATGCCCCGGAAGGACTCCGGCACCGTCAGGTCGTCGGGCTGGAAGTAGAGCCCCGGCTCGATCGTGAACACCATGCCCGCCTCGAGCACTCCGTCGAGGTACATCTCGCGCCGGGCCTTGGCGCAGTCGTGCACGTCGAGCCCCAGGTGGTGGCTCGTGCCGTGCACCATGTAGCGGCGGTGCTGCTGGTTCTCGGGCTCGATCGCCTCTTCGGCCGTCACCGGCAGCAGGCCCCACTCGGCCGTCTTCCGTGCGATCACACCCATCGCCGTGGCGTGGATCTCTCGGAACCGGATGCCCGGCCGCACGATGGCGAACGCGGCGTCTGCGGCCTCCCGAACGGCTTCGTAGATCATCCGCTGCTCGTCGCTGAACCGGCCGCTGACCGGCAGCGTGCGTGTGATGTCGGCGGTGTAGTAGCTGTCGAGCTCCACGCCGGCGTCGACGAGGATCAGGTCGCCCGGGACGACAGGGCCGTCGTTCCGCGTCCAGTGCAGGATGCATGCGTGCGGGCCTGAAGCCGCAATCGTGTCGTAGCCGACCGCGGCGCCGTCGGCCCGGGCGCGACCGTTGAAGACGCCTTCGACGAGGCGTTCGCCGCGCTCGTGTTCGGTGATGCGCGGCAGGTCGGCGATGATGTCGCCGAAGCCGCGGGCGGTCGCCGCGATCGCGAGGCGCATCTGCCCGATCTCGTACTCATCTTTCACGAGGCGCAGTTCGGAGAGCTTCTGTTCGAACTCGGCGGAGTCCGTCTCGCCCAGCAGGGCGGTCAGGTCGGGGTCGGCGTCGCGCACGGCAAGCGTGTTCGCGCTGCCGGTGGAGACCACAGCGGCGACCACGGCGTCGAGTTCGGCGATGCCCTGCGTCGCCAGAGCGAGGTCGCTCGCGACCTGCGCGAGGGATGGGCGCGGCCCGATCCAGAACTCCCCGATCTCGGGGTTCGCGTAGAACTCGTCGGAGTCGCGCCCGGCCCGCTCGCGGAAGTAGAGGGTCGCCTCGTGTCCACCGCCCGCATCGGGCTCCAGCACGAGCACCGAACCCGGCTCGGAGTCGCTGCCCCATCCGGTGAGGTAGGTGAAGGCCGTGTGGGCCCGGAACGGGTAGTCCGTGTCGTTGGAACGCTGCTTGAGCCGGCCGGCCGGGATGACCAGCCGTTTGCCGGGGTAGTCCGCCGAGAGCCGCGCGCGCCGGTCGGCCGCGAACGAGGCCTCCTCGCGGGCCGGGGGGAGCACGTCCGTGCGTTCGGCCCACTGGCTGCCGATGTACTGCTTGAAGGTGTCGGAACCCGGCGTGGTCGAGCGGTTCGAGGTGGCGCGGGGGGCGGTGTCTGTCTGTTCAGCCATACCCTCATTCTCTCGCAAGAGTCGCCGTGATGGGCCGGTGATCGCTGCCGGCCTCGTCTTCGCCCTGGATGACTTCGGCTGAGACGACACGCCAGCCGGTGGTGCTCACGACGTGGTCGATGGGCGCCCCGGCCAGGGCGGGCAGCCAGGTCGGCCAGGTTCCGAGCGCGGCGGTGCCGGCGGCGAGGGCCGCGTCCTTACAGTCGCCGAGGCCGGTCAGATGGTCGAGCGTCGCGTTGAAGTCGCCCGCGGCGATCAGGTCGGGCGTGGCGCAGAGCTTCGTGACCCAGTCGAGGTCGGACTTCCAGTCGTCGAGGTCGTCAGGCACGGGGGCGACCGGATGCACGGCTGCCAGTGTCGGCCCATTCCCGTTCACGGGGGAGACGACCACGCTCGGCAGCACCCCCGTGTCGCCGAACGAGCCGTTCACCGCATACTCGCCGAGCGCCGTGGCGACGAGGATCGACGTCGACAGTCCGGCGTAGTCGCCGTGACGGGCCGTGTACGCCGACACGGGCGTACCACCGGCCTCCATCAGCGACGCGATCTCGGTGGCGGTGCTCTCCGGTGTCTCCGGGAGCGTCACGACGTCGGCGCCGAGACGGAGGGCGAGCCCGGCGACGGTTGCGGCATCCGCCTCGCCGCCGAGCGTGTTCCAGGAGAGCACGACGATGTCGTCGTCGGCGACGGCCTCCGCGCTGCCGGCGTGGCCCACGCCCGGCACCCAGCCGCGGGAGGCGAGGATGCCCGCCTGGCCACCCGCGAACAGGAGGAGCAGCACGGAGAGGAATCCGAACAGCGCGCGCGTGCGGCGGGCCACGAGCATCCCGGCCAGCAGCAGCACGGCAAGCACGACGGCGACGACGGCGAGGATCGGGCGGAAGGCGATGGCCTCTGCGATGCCGATCGTGTGTTCCAGCCGGAACGCCTGCGGCCAGGTGAGCACAGCGAGCACCGCCAGTGCCACGACCCCGACGATTCCGAACACGATCCGAACGATCATCCACTCACTCCCGGCACAGTCCACAAGGGGGGGACGG
Above is a genomic segment from Subtercola boreus containing:
- a CDS encoding general stress protein produces the protein MTNPLSRPGRSNPLSPRIPRGDVVATYETYEEAQQAVDLLAREDFPVAQLSIVGSELKSVENVTGKLSYGRAAAAGAVSGAWLGLFLGLLLIIFQPAASSLPFLGAAVLIGAGFGMLFRIVSYTLTRRRRDYTSTMQVIASRYDVVADTEVANRARNIVSPGQGWGQAAFTSPPAAAHPSDPPPAAAEPTPAPGQPAPEQPTA
- a CDS encoding aminopeptidase P family protein codes for the protein MAEQTDTAPRATSNRSTTPGSDTFKQYIGSQWAERTDVLPPAREEASFAADRRARLSADYPGKRLVIPAGRLKQRSNDTDYPFRAHTAFTYLTGWGSDSEPGSVLVLEPDAGGGHEATLYFRERAGRDSDEFYANPEIGEFWIGPRPSLAQVASDLALATQGIAELDAVVAAVVSTGSANTLAVRDADPDLTALLGETDSAEFEQKLSELRLVKDEYEIGQMRLAIAATARGFGDIIADLPRITEHERGERLVEGVFNGRARADGAAVGYDTIAASGPHACILHWTRNDGPVVPGDLILVDAGVELDSYYTADITRTLPVSGRFSDEQRMIYEAVREAADAAFAIVRPGIRFREIHATAMGVIARKTAEWGLLPVTAEEAIEPENQQHRRYMVHGTSHHLGLDVHDCAKARREMYLDGVLEAGMVFTIEPGLYFQPDDLTVPESFRGIGVRIEDDILVTATGAENLSAAIPRTADEVEAWVSAAGA
- a CDS encoding endonuclease/exonuclease/phosphatase family protein — its product is MIVRIVFGIVGVVALAVLAVLTWPQAFRLEHTIGIAEAIAFRPILAVVAVVLAVLLLAGMLVARRTRALFGFLSVLLLLFAGGQAGILASRGWVPGVGHAGSAEAVADDDIVVLSWNTLGGEADAATVAGLALRLGADVVTLPETPESTATEIASLMEAGGTPVSAYTARHGDYAGLSTSILVATALGEYAVNGSFGDTGVLPSVVVSPVNGNGPTLAAVHPVAPVPDDLDDWKSDLDWVTKLCATPDLIAAGDFNATLDHLTGLGDCKDAALAAGTAALGTWPTWLPALAGAPIDHVVSTTGWRVVSAEVIQGEDEAGSDHRPITATLARE